In Solanum stenotomum isolate F172 chromosome 6, ASM1918654v1, whole genome shotgun sequence, one DNA window encodes the following:
- the LOC125868411 gene encoding uncharacterized protein LOC125868411: MEDHIIIGVDLHGEWVENPTRYIWRSKGRETEPIKINDNVTYDELVDIIVSRFELDCDKNDLSISYMLGFIENQKGAPSRIRNDLDLRFFLDDQSRPILRIYVVEKIIETTNSVVNDEEHPVTMDISINEEASLHPISTQGSRYTDDDDTDFYKGKIFKDKQELTKLLKLASVKKDERFKSVKSSKDVYCARCVDQNCDWWLRATKLKSCNRFEITKYRNIHSCGAQHLTSHHPHASADVIAEYIQPNYLNGKGPSTKDIKNIVQADLGCKISYWKCWKSSEIVKAMIRGTPEHGYAVLDGYRHMLMTINEGSKTSLKLDHKGRFKYFFASYGAWIRGFVHMRKVLAIDGTFLRGRYDGVLLSAVAQDTENHVFPVAFCVVDKECDAAYEYFFEKLLDIVPDTSELCLISDRHPSIEKTLSKFYSEAYHGCCTRHLGKNARKNFHCGTFLGHYYHATKAYRRDVFHDHFEQIRIINAEVADYLENVGFHKWSRAYFPGNRYDVLISNIAESVNAMFNKAREFPIIALFNDISKRWSEKFHERRMAYAKLKTTFVPSAETKIMANKNLGNKLLVHQIDEDTFSVTADNGIAMVHLRSKICSCREFDLDKIPCQHAMAALRHKFGDEYGKMIYEYSYPYYMVESYILAYADPIYPVPAEEFWNLPLEILERIIPPPEKKTKPGRKRLKRVPTIGEVVSKTRNKCSLCKRFGHKKTSCPMRSNEVAGTSNGVVS, translated from the exons ATGGAAGACCATATAATAATAGGAGTTGATTTACATGGTGAATGGGTGGAGAATCCTACTCGTTATATTTGGCGTTCGAAGGGCCGAGAGACAGAACCGATAAAGATAAACGATAATGTTACGTACGATGAATTGGTTGACATCATTGTTTCTAGGTTTGAATTAGATTGTGATAAAAATGATCTCTCTATTAGTTACATGCTTGGCTTTATTGAAAATCAAAAAGGAGCTCCTTCTAGAATAAGAAATGATCTTGATTTGCGATTTTTTTTGGATGATCAAAGTAGGCCAATTTTAAGGATATATGTGGTTGAGAAGATTATAGAGACTACAAATTCAGTTGTAAATGATGAAGAGCATCCTGTTACAATGGATATTTCTATAAATGAGGAAGCTTCACTACATCCGATATCAACACAAGGTAGCCGTTACACAGATGATGACGACACAGATTTTTATAAGGGTAAAATTTTCAAGGACAAGCAAGAATTAACTAAATTGTTGAAGCTTGCTTCCGTGAAGAAAGATGAAAGATTCAAATCTGTGAAGAGTTCTAAAGATGTGTATTGTGCTAGATGTGTAGATCAGAATTGTGATTGGTGGTTGCGAGctacaaaacttaaaagttgTAATAGATTTGAAATTACAAAGTATCGCAACATTCACTCATGTGGGGCACAACACCTTACAAGTCATCATCCACATGCCTCAGCAGATGTCATTGCAGAATACATACAACCTAATTACTTGAATGGAAAAGGTCCCTCCacaaaagacataaaaaatatagtgCAAGCAGATTTGGGCTGCAAGATTAGTTACTGGAAGTGTTGGAAAAGCAGTGAGATAGTAAAGGCTATGATAAGAGGGACACCAGAGCACGGATATGCAGTTCTAGATGGTTATCGTCATATGCTTATGACTATAAATGAAGGAAGCAAGACATCGTTAAAGCTTGATCACAAGGGAaggttcaaatatttttttgcatCTTATGGAGCTTGGATTAGGGGGTTTGTGCATATGAGAAAAGTTTTAGCCATTGATGGAACATTCTTAAGAGGTCGTTACGATGGAGTTTTGTTGTCTGCTGTCGCACAGGATACAGAAAATCATGTTTTTCCTGTTGCATTTTGTGTAGTAGATAAGGAATGTGATGCCGCATATGAGtacttttttgagaaattgttggACATAGTCCCTGATACTTCAGAGTTGTGCCTTATTTCTGATAGGCATCCAAGCATAGAAAAAAcactatcaaaattttactctGAAGCATACCATGGATGTTGCACAAGGCATCTTGGTAAAAATGCCCGTAAAAATTTTCATTGTGGAACTTTTCTTGGACATTATTACCATGCAACAAAAGCATATCGGAGAGATGTGTTCCATGACCATTTTGAACAAATCCGAATTATCAATGCGGAGGTCGCTGATTATCTTGAGAATGTTGGGTTTCACAAATGGAGTAGAGCATATTTTCCAGGAAACAG ATATGATGTATTGATCTCAAATATTGCTGAGTCTGTTAATGCAATGTTCAATAAAGCAAGAGAATTTCCCATTATTGCCTTGTTCAATGATATAAGCAAGAGATGGTCGGAAAAATTTCATGAGAGAAGAATGGCATATGCCAAGTTAAAAACCACTTTCGTTCCTTCAGCTGAAACTAAAATAATGGCTAATAAGAATCTGGGAAATAAATTATTGGTCCATCAAATTGATGAAGACACATTCAGCGTCACCGCGGACAATGGAATTGCAATGGTCCATCTTCGAAGTAAAATATGTTCGTGTCGAGAGTTTGACTTGGATAAAATACCCTGTCAACATGCTATGGCTGCGCTCAGACACAAATTTGGAGATGAATATGGCAAGATGATTTATGAGTACTCTTATCCGTATTATATGGTAGAGTCATATATACTTGCATATGCAGATCCAATCTATCCAGTGCCAGCTGAAGAATTTTGGAATCTTCCTTTGGAAATTTTAGAGAGAATAATACCTCCACCTGAAAAGAAAACTAAACCGGGAAGGAAGCGGCTGAAACGAGTACCTACTATAGGAGAAGTGGTTTCAAAGACAAGAAATAAATGCTCTCTATGTAAAAGATTTGGCCACAAAAAAACTTCATGTCCTATGAGATCGAATGAAGTTGCAGGAACAAGTAATGGTGTAGTTTCATGA